In a single window of the Nitrospirota bacterium genome:
- a CDS encoding MFS transporter: MAQVGSPPPPRRVGRARSDAPSFTTPDIVEDRMSKTTDDRYDIREQSRRAGLRDGAFYAAAQGGGENYLSAFALLLHATPLQIGLLSALPQLVGTWAQLISVKVLNRLRHRKTIILAGAGSQTFFWLPLVALPLMFPDYGAWLLIACAVGYFALGHFIVPAWHSLITDLIEPNERGAYFARRAKIMAVTNFSALCLAGLILQSAQTSDIPWSWAGFAVIFLLAAAARAGSTSALARIDEATATATCEAEVHLLDFLRHERSVNFKRFLLFSGLMHVCVLIAGPYFVIYMIRDLHFTYLEYGTWLAAGVLGQFLTLKPWGLISDRYGNKKLMVVTGLAVPILPMLYLLSTNLAFLVLVNLLGGIVWAGLALGLQNYVFDAVRAEDRAKGVAVWHTINAIGWFVGAMVGGWLATVTPAEIHWAGVNVQLASNLPVVFFLSGLLRLIVSLTLLGTFGEARAVEAISHRQLLTKLPLVKPLSEALGKRERGGEA; the protein is encoded by the coding sequence ATGGCGCAAGTCGGTTCTCCGCCCCCCCCCCGCAGAGTCGGCCGCGCACGTTCGGATGCGCCCTCCTTCACGACTCCAGACATAGTGGAAGACCGGATGAGCAAGACGACGGACGACCGGTACGACATACGAGAACAGAGCCGGCGCGCCGGCCTCCGCGACGGAGCCTTTTACGCCGCCGCGCAAGGCGGAGGGGAGAACTATCTCTCCGCCTTCGCTCTGCTCCTCCACGCCACCCCTTTGCAGATCGGGTTGCTGTCGGCCCTTCCCCAGCTGGTGGGCACCTGGGCCCAGTTGATCTCGGTCAAAGTCTTGAACCGACTCCGGCACCGCAAGACGATCATACTGGCTGGCGCCGGAAGCCAGACGTTCTTTTGGTTGCCGCTCGTGGCCCTCCCCCTCATGTTTCCGGACTACGGGGCCTGGCTGCTGATCGCCTGCGCGGTAGGCTACTTCGCCTTGGGCCATTTCATCGTGCCGGCCTGGCACAGCCTCATTACGGATTTGATCGAGCCCAACGAACGAGGAGCCTATTTTGCCCGCCGGGCCAAAATCATGGCCGTCACCAACTTCTCGGCCCTCTGCCTGGCCGGGCTGATCCTCCAATCGGCCCAGACCTCGGACATCCCCTGGTCCTGGGCCGGATTCGCCGTGATTTTCCTCCTGGCCGCCGCCGCCAGGGCCGGCTCCACCTCCGCTCTGGCCCGTATCGACGAAGCCACCGCCACCGCCACGTGCGAAGCGGAGGTGCACCTGCTGGACTTTTTACGCCACGAGCGCAGCGTGAACTTCAAGCGGTTCCTGCTGTTTTCCGGTCTCATGCACGTCTGTGTCCTGATCGCCGGCCCCTATTTCGTGATTTACATGATCCGGGATTTGCACTTCACCTACCTGGAGTATGGAACCTGGCTGGCGGCCGGCGTCCTGGGGCAGTTCCTCACGCTCAAACCCTGGGGCTTGATCAGCGATCGGTATGGGAACAAGAAGCTCATGGTGGTGACCGGACTCGCGGTGCCGATCCTGCCCATGCTCTACTTGCTCTCTACCAACCTGGCCTTTCTCGTCCTCGTAAATTTATTGGGGGGCATCGTCTGGGCTGGTCTCGCGCTCGGCCTGCAAAACTACGTCTTCGACGCCGTGCGCGCGGAGGACCGGGCGAAAGGCGTCGCGGTCTGGCATACGATCAACGCCATCGGCTGGTTTGTCGGCGCCATGGTGGGAGGCTGGCTGGCAACCGTGACGCCCGCGGAGATTCATTGGGCCGGCGTAAACGTGCAGTTGGCCTCGAATTTGCCGGTGGTCTTCTTTCTCTCCGGCCTCCTCCGGCTGATCGTGTCTCTCACGTTACTGGGCACCTTCGGCGAAGCGCGCGCGGTTGAAGCAATCTCGCACCGGCAACTCCTGACGAAGTTGCCCCTCGTCAAACCGCTCAGCGAGGCCCTCGGCAAACGTGAGCGCGGCGGGGAAGCCTGA